The following coding sequences lie in one Kitasatospora azatica KCTC 9699 genomic window:
- a CDS encoding aldo/keto reductase translates to MLTAPAGGSGAGPALSRFGLGTAAVGRPGYITLGRDLDLPAERTVEAMRQRTHTLLDAAYAAGVRYFDTARSYGRAEEFLGDWLDARPEAAAEVMVGSKWGYTYTTDWQSSGVPAHEVKEHSVAVFDRQVKETRALLGRRLHVYLVHSVTPDSPALTDPALHARLAELAAEGVRVGLSTSGPAQAETVRAALEVTAAGRPLFAAVQATWNLLEPSAGPALAEAHAAGWLVVVKEGMANGRLADRNATGPELAALRALASRAGTSCDALALAAAAAQPWADLVLSGAATPEQLASNLTAAELDLALPELAALASLGEPAEAYWRTRSALPWA, encoded by the coding sequence ATGCTGACCGCACCCGCCGGCGGATCCGGTGCCGGCCCGGCGCTCTCGCGGTTCGGTCTGGGCACGGCCGCCGTCGGACGGCCCGGTTACATCACGCTCGGGCGTGACCTCGACCTGCCGGCCGAGCGCACCGTCGAGGCGATGCGGCAGCGCACCCACACCCTGCTGGACGCCGCCTACGCGGCCGGGGTGCGGTACTTCGACACGGCTCGGTCGTACGGCCGCGCCGAGGAGTTCCTCGGAGACTGGCTCGACGCCCGGCCGGAGGCCGCGGCCGAGGTGATGGTGGGCAGTAAGTGGGGCTACACCTACACCACCGACTGGCAGTCCTCCGGGGTGCCCGCGCACGAGGTCAAGGAGCACTCCGTGGCGGTGTTCGACCGTCAGGTCAAGGAGACCAGGGCGCTGCTGGGCCGGCGGCTGCACGTGTACCTGGTGCACTCGGTGACCCCGGACAGCCCGGCGCTGACCGACCCGGCGCTGCACGCCCGGTTGGCCGAGCTGGCCGCAGAGGGTGTCCGGGTCGGCCTGTCCACCAGCGGTCCGGCACAGGCCGAGACCGTCCGGGCGGCGCTGGAGGTGACGGCGGCAGGCCGACCGCTGTTCGCCGCCGTCCAGGCCACCTGGAACCTGCTGGAGCCGTCGGCCGGGCCGGCGCTGGCCGAGGCGCACGCGGCGGGTTGGCTCGTGGTGGTGAAGGAGGGCATGGCCAACGGGCGTCTCGCCGACCGCAACGCCACCGGCCCGGAGCTCGCCGCGCTGCGCGCACTCGCCTCCCGCGCCGGCACGTCCTGCGACGCGCTCGCACTGGCCGCGGCCGCCGCCCAGCCCTGGGCCGACCTCGTGCTCTCCGGAGCGGCCACTCCCGAGCAGTTGGCCTCCAACCTCACCGCCGCGGAACTCGACCTCGCGCTGCCGGAACTGGCCGCACTCGCCTCGCTCGGCGAGCCCGCCGAGGCCTACTGGCGCACCCGCTCCGCGCTGCCCTGGGCGTGA
- a CDS encoding oxidoreductase has product MVLAYEELSEVERQVWDAFPTGAAVDLGPADPVDEAGWGAERTVRAEVVAALLLGVRSPEPGAVAAVRLTGARITGRLDLAGARVEHELTLSRCRFEEQVNLRGATMRSTALLSCRIPGLDGWLLNLDGNLFFENSVIDGRLTLTRARVTGELRLSGVRLTAGELLQPGEPGPAWALWAGGIVLDGGCFARNGFSARGGLRLVGAKFNGGLFMEGARIDNPGGDALTGDDLNASAMMLSDGFTADGAIRLPGATVRSRLSLAGSVFGNTEVALDANRLRAGELRLAPAATPRGSVDLQEAQLAVLSDNELGWPPDTRLDGLTYTSLQSAAPSLDVPRRLAWLARLPGYSPQPYEQLAAWYRKVGEDDAARRVLLAKQRRRRRTLHPLGRAWGRVLDATVGYGYRPWQAGIWLLALTALGTAVFTVGHPTPAQADPGAPFSPMIYTLDLLLPIGGFGQRTAWYWTGSQQWFGYGLIAAGWLLTTALLAGVSRSLNRQ; this is encoded by the coding sequence GTGGTGCTGGCATACGAGGAGCTCAGCGAGGTCGAGCGACAGGTCTGGGACGCCTTCCCGACCGGCGCCGCCGTCGACCTGGGGCCGGCCGATCCCGTGGACGAGGCCGGCTGGGGCGCCGAGCGCACGGTACGGGCCGAGGTGGTCGCCGCACTGCTGCTGGGCGTGCGCAGCCCAGAGCCCGGCGCGGTCGCCGCCGTACGGCTCACGGGTGCGCGGATCACCGGGCGGCTGGACCTGGCCGGCGCCCGGGTGGAACACGAGCTGACGCTCAGCCGGTGCCGCTTCGAGGAGCAGGTGAACCTCCGCGGCGCCACCATGCGCTCGACCGCGCTGCTCTCCTGCCGAATACCCGGACTGGACGGGTGGCTGCTGAACCTGGACGGCAACCTCTTCTTCGAGAACTCCGTCATCGACGGCCGCCTCACCCTCACCCGCGCCCGGGTGACCGGTGAACTACGGCTCAGCGGCGTCCGGTTGACCGCCGGGGAGCTGCTGCAACCCGGTGAGCCGGGGCCGGCCTGGGCACTGTGGGCAGGCGGCATCGTGCTGGACGGGGGCTGCTTCGCCCGCAACGGCTTCAGCGCGCGGGGCGGACTGCGGCTGGTCGGCGCCAAGTTCAACGGCGGCCTGTTCATGGAGGGCGCCCGGATCGACAACCCGGGCGGCGACGCGCTCACCGGCGACGATCTGAACGCATCCGCCATGATGCTGTCCGACGGCTTCACTGCCGACGGCGCGATCCGGCTGCCCGGCGCCACCGTCCGCAGCCGGCTCTCGCTCGCCGGATCCGTCTTCGGCAACACCGAAGTCGCCCTGGACGCCAACCGGTTGCGGGCCGGCGAGCTGCGGCTGGCCCCCGCCGCCACGCCGCGCGGCAGCGTCGACCTGCAGGAGGCGCAGCTGGCCGTGCTCAGCGACAACGAGCTCGGCTGGCCGCCGGACACCCGCCTCGACGGCCTCACCTACACCTCACTGCAGAGCGCCGCACCCAGCCTCGACGTACCCCGCCGCCTGGCCTGGCTGGCCCGACTGCCGGGCTACTCGCCGCAGCCGTACGAGCAACTGGCGGCCTGGTACCGCAAGGTCGGTGAGGACGACGCGGCGCGGCGGGTACTGCTCGCCAAGCAACGCCGCCGACGACGGACCCTGCACCCGCTCGGGCGGGCCTGGGGACGGGTGCTCGACGCCACCGTCGGCTACGGCTACCGCCCGTGGCAGGCGGGGATCTGGCTGCTCGCCCTCACCGCCCTGGGCACGGCCGTCTTCACCGTCGGACACCCGACCCCGGCCCAGGCCGACCCCGGCGCCCCGTTCAGCCCGATGATCTACACGCTCGACCTGCTGCTGCCGATCGGCGGTTTCGGCCAGCGCACGGCCTGGTACTGGACCGGCTCGCAGCAGTGGTTCGGCTACGGCCTGATCGCGGCCGGCTGGCTGCTCACCACAGCCCTGCTGGCCGGCGTCAGCAGATCCCTCAACCGCCAGTAA
- a CDS encoding acyclic terpene utilization AtuA family protein yields the protein MPKSAASAQQSASPAPLRIGNASGFYGDRFSAFREMLTGGPLDVVTGDYLAELTMLILARDRLKDPNLGYAKGFLRQLEECLGLAVERGVRIVVNAGGLNPARLADAVGELAKRQGIDLRVGHVSGDDLLARAPEFTDPANLLAANAYLGAFGIADCLRGGADLVVTGRVTDAALVVGPAVAHFGWGPTDFDALAGAVVAGHVLECGAQATGGNYAFFADLAEAGHDLAHPGFPLAELHADGSSVITKHPDTGGAVTVGTVTAQLLYETGGPRYLGPDVTARLDTVRLEQQGPDRVRISGVRGEAPPATLKVGLNRVGGWRNEVVFVLTGLDIEAKAALVRTQLEAALAGERRPEELRWTLARTDRPDAPTEQQASALLQLTVRDRDQAKVGRAVSSAAVELGLAGYPGFHLTAPPGPGAPYGVFEAAYLDAKEVEHWAVHPDGTRHPIPPASVSATATPLMEEAEEEVLEASDFGPTRRAPLGLIAGARSGDKGGDANLGVWVRTDQAWRWLAHTLTVDRLRLLLPETAELTITRHLLPNLRAVNFVIEGLLGEGVAAQARFDPQAKALGEWLRSRHLDIPEVLL from the coding sequence ATGCCCAAGTCCGCAGCGTCCGCACAGCAGTCCGCGTCACCGGCTCCGCTTCGGATCGGGAACGCGTCCGGTTTCTATGGCGATCGCTTCTCGGCGTTCCGCGAGATGCTGACGGGTGGGCCGCTGGACGTCGTCACCGGGGACTACCTTGCCGAGCTGACCATGCTGATCCTTGCCCGCGACCGGCTCAAGGACCCAAACCTGGGGTACGCCAAGGGATTTCTCCGGCAGCTGGAGGAGTGCCTGGGGCTCGCGGTGGAGCGGGGGGTGCGGATCGTGGTCAATGCTGGCGGGCTCAATCCGGCTCGGCTCGCCGATGCGGTTGGCGAGCTCGCCAAGCGCCAGGGCATCGACCTGCGCGTCGGTCATGTCAGCGGCGACGACCTGCTCGCCCGTGCCCCGGAGTTCACCGATCCCGCCAACCTGCTCGCTGCCAACGCCTACCTCGGTGCGTTCGGGATCGCCGACTGTCTGCGCGGCGGCGCCGACCTGGTGGTCACCGGGCGGGTGACCGACGCCGCACTGGTGGTGGGACCGGCCGTCGCGCACTTCGGTTGGGGGCCGACGGACTTCGACGCGCTCGCCGGTGCCGTGGTCGCGGGTCACGTGCTGGAGTGCGGGGCGCAGGCGACGGGCGGCAACTACGCGTTCTTCGCCGACCTTGCCGAAGCCGGCCACGACCTGGCCCACCCGGGCTTCCCGCTCGCCGAGCTGCACGCCGACGGCAGCAGCGTGATCACCAAGCACCCGGACACCGGGGGAGCGGTCACGGTCGGCACGGTCACCGCCCAACTCCTGTACGAGACCGGTGGTCCGCGCTACCTCGGACCGGATGTGACGGCCCGGCTGGACACCGTCCGGCTCGAGCAGCAGGGACCGGACCGGGTGCGGATCAGCGGCGTGCGCGGCGAGGCGCCGCCGGCCACCCTCAAGGTCGGCCTGAACCGCGTCGGCGGCTGGCGCAACGAGGTGGTCTTCGTCCTCACCGGCCTGGACATCGAGGCCAAGGCCGCCCTGGTCCGCACCCAGTTGGAGGCCGCGCTGGCCGGCGAGCGGCGGCCCGAGGAGCTGCGCTGGACGCTGGCGCGCACCGACCGGCCGGATGCCCCGACCGAGCAGCAGGCCAGCGCACTGCTCCAACTCACCGTGCGCGACCGGGATCAGGCCAAGGTCGGACGGGCCGTCAGCTCCGCCGCCGTGGAACTCGGCCTGGCCGGCTACCCGGGCTTCCACCTCACCGCACCCCCGGGGCCCGGCGCGCCCTACGGGGTGTTCGAGGCGGCCTACCTGGACGCCAAGGAGGTCGAGCACTGGGCCGTCCACCCGGACGGGACCAGGCACCCGATCCCGCCCGCGAGTGTCAGCGCGACCGCCACGCCCCTGATGGAGGAGGCCGAGGAGGAGGTACTGGAAGCGTCGGACTTCGGCCCCACCCGCCGCGCTCCGCTCGGCCTGATCGCCGGCGCCCGCAGCGGGGACAAGGGCGGCGACGCCAACCTCGGGGTCTGGGTGCGCACCGACCAGGCCTGGCGCTGGCTCGCCCACACCCTGACGGTCGACCGGCTGCGCCTACTCCTGCCCGAGACAGCCGAGTTGACCATCACCCGCCACCTGTTGCCGAACCTGCGCGCCGTCAACTTCGTCATCGAAGGCCTGCTCGGCGAGGGCGTCGCCGCCCAGGCCCGGTTCGACCCGCAGGCCAAGGCGCTGGGCGAGTGGCTCCGCTCCCGTCACCTGGACATCCCGGAGGTGCTGCTGTGA
- a CDS encoding DUF4190 domain-containing protein, whose protein sequence is MTDAERPEDGGATRAPQDAVPQDEVQDAVPQDVPQQAVQDAVPQDARPANPWAAPGAPGDDSVPIGYPYPHAHGPAGYGYPQPGYPHRYGPVDQRPMVAGTNGLAITSLVTGLTCCLWPAALGFGIAALVQLRRRRQGGLGLAVAGVLLGVLGLIAGVVQVVSDDFLDVSAAPRSRPSLPALPWPSGLPTTPPSLSGLTQVQQDFVDAMTELDLQNRVLEIPVDDRGMAFEESTRTAQVLVDTEVQLDKRQWPSEVQGTIATLVSSLEADKAVWRAAANDTADPVAAYHNALRTNAPSIAENLARTALGLTENNRPATPSSTPVPGATDSAPAGSV, encoded by the coding sequence ATGACGGACGCGGAACGACCGGAGGACGGCGGGGCGACGAGAGCGCCGCAGGACGCGGTGCCTCAGGACGAGGTGCAGGACGCGGTGCCGCAGGACGTGCCGCAGCAGGCGGTGCAGGACGCGGTGCCGCAGGACGCCCGCCCTGCCAACCCGTGGGCGGCGCCTGGCGCCCCGGGTGATGACTCGGTCCCGATCGGCTACCCGTACCCGCACGCGCACGGACCGGCCGGGTACGGGTACCCGCAGCCCGGCTACCCCCACCGGTACGGTCCCGTCGACCAGCGCCCGATGGTGGCCGGGACCAACGGACTGGCCATCACTTCGCTGGTCACCGGACTCACCTGCTGCCTGTGGCCGGCGGCGCTGGGCTTCGGGATCGCCGCGCTGGTCCAGCTGCGGCGACGCCGCCAGGGCGGGCTCGGGCTCGCCGTCGCCGGGGTACTGCTCGGGGTCCTGGGACTGATCGCGGGGGTGGTGCAGGTGGTCAGCGACGACTTCCTGGACGTCAGCGCGGCGCCCAGGAGCCGGCCGTCCCTGCCGGCCCTGCCCTGGCCGAGCGGTCTGCCCACCACACCGCCGAGCCTGTCCGGCCTGACCCAGGTTCAGCAGGACTTCGTGGACGCCATGACCGAGCTCGACCTCCAGAACCGGGTGTTGGAGATCCCGGTGGACGACCGGGGCATGGCGTTCGAGGAGTCGACCAGAACCGCACAGGTCCTCGTGGACACCGAGGTGCAACTCGACAAGCGGCAGTGGCCGAGCGAGGTGCAGGGCACCATCGCCACGCTGGTCAGCAGTCTCGAGGCCGACAAGGCGGTCTGGCGGGCCGCCGCCAACGACACCGCGGACCCGGTCGCCGCGTACCACAACGCTCTGCGGACCAACGCCCCCTCGATAGCCGAGAACCTCGCCCGCACGGCCCTCGGGCTCACCGAGAACAATCGGCCGGCCACCCCGAGCAGCACCCCGGTCCCCGGAGCGACCGACAGCGCCCCGGCCGGCTCGGTCTGA
- a CDS encoding ribonuclease H family protein → MVERVIAACDGAAKGNPGPAAWAYVIADGAGVPQRWQAGALGHNTNNVGELTALEQLLAATDPGVALEVRLDSTYTRDAVTKWLAGWKRNGWKTAGGKPVANQGLIQRIDALLAGRDVTFVYVPAHQVDGDPLNAIADKAASDAARTQQDAGGTAADLPVPDPAPAAAPRSRRTSTSGATAKSSAGSSRTLAARFPGTCPCSRPYAKGETITKVGTSWGHPQCAQAHA, encoded by the coding sequence ATGGTCGAACGAGTCATCGCAGCCTGTGACGGAGCTGCCAAGGGAAACCCGGGTCCAGCGGCCTGGGCCTATGTGATCGCGGACGGTGCGGGGGTGCCGCAGCGCTGGCAGGCCGGTGCGCTGGGGCACAACACCAACAACGTCGGCGAGCTGACCGCGCTGGAGCAGTTGTTGGCCGCGACGGATCCCGGGGTGGCGTTGGAGGTGCGGCTCGACAGCACCTATACCCGTGACGCGGTGACCAAGTGGCTCGCGGGGTGGAAGCGCAACGGCTGGAAGACCGCCGGCGGCAAGCCGGTGGCGAATCAGGGGCTGATCCAGCGCATCGACGCGCTCCTCGCGGGCCGGGACGTGACCTTCGTCTACGTTCCCGCCCACCAGGTGGACGGCGATCCGCTGAACGCGATCGCCGACAAGGCCGCCAGCGACGCCGCCCGCACCCAGCAGGACGCGGGGGGAACCGCCGCCGACCTCCCGGTGCCGGACCCGGCTCCGGCCGCCGCGCCGCGCAGCCGCCGCACCTCCACCTCGGGCGCGACGGCGAAGAGCTCCGCGGGCAGCTCGCGCACCCTGGCTGCTCGGTTCCCCGGCACCTGCCCCTGCAGCCGCCCGTACGCCAAGGGCGAGACGATCACCAAGGTCGGCACGAGCTGGGGACACCCGCAGTGCGCTCAGGCCCACGCCTGA
- a CDS encoding nuclear transport factor 2 family protein, with protein MTSTVADLMRRNLLDVFNEPDPERRSAAIALTYAQDVVWHEPDRVNRGREALAQRAAELRAQTPDWVMRPDGPVSVNDDLGHLGFEFGPAGQPPIVTGMDIARCKDGVIVELYTFVNGSSQPS; from the coding sequence ATGACCAGCACCGTCGCCGACCTGATGCGGCGCAACCTGCTCGACGTCTTCAACGAACCGGACCCCGAGCGGCGCAGCGCGGCCATCGCGCTGACCTATGCCCAGGACGTCGTGTGGCACGAACCCGACCGCGTCAACCGGGGCCGCGAGGCGCTCGCCCAGCGCGCCGCGGAGCTGCGTGCGCAGACCCCGGACTGGGTCATGCGGCCCGACGGCCCCGTCTCCGTCAACGACGACCTCGGCCATCTCGGCTTCGAGTTCGGCCCGGCCGGTCAGCCGCCGATCGTGACCGGCATGGACATCGCCCGCTGCAAGGACGGCGTCATCGTCGAGCTGTACACCTTCGTCAACGGGAGCAGCCAGCCGTCCTAG
- a CDS encoding phosphotransferase, with amino-acid sequence MTHTEIEITAELIRDLLRDQHPDLADRPLSLGARGWDNQLWRLGDDLAVRLPWATQSADELLRKEYAWLPALAPQLPLPVPVPQRLGEPSERLPRPWIVTTWVQGEPADRAPVTRGAEAADALAAFLTALHRPAPTGAPTGRYRGGPLAEYAEGFATMLASATEMGLIPDPEAVRAVWEDAAAAPAWAGPPLWLHGDLHPANVLTADSTICGVIDFGDLCAGDPACDLAAAWILLPDGAADRFHAAYEFHAAHEPTVDAATLRRARGCAVLKALSCILIGAAGVHGRPGGKPTWGPPGHAALERLTATAHRTRSAGAEDQGARPADAVGLVPGH; translated from the coding sequence ATGACCCACACCGAGATCGAGATCACCGCAGAGCTGATCCGGGATCTGCTGCGCGACCAGCACCCCGACTTGGCCGACCGTCCGTTGAGCCTTGGCGCGCGCGGCTGGGACAACCAGCTGTGGCGGCTCGGCGACGATCTCGCGGTGCGGCTGCCCTGGGCGACGCAGTCCGCCGACGAGCTGCTGCGCAAGGAGTACGCGTGGCTGCCCGCACTTGCCCCGCAGCTCCCTCTTCCGGTCCCCGTACCGCAGCGCCTCGGTGAGCCCTCCGAGCGGTTGCCGCGGCCGTGGATCGTCACCACCTGGGTGCAGGGCGAGCCCGCCGACCGCGCCCCCGTCACGCGCGGCGCGGAGGCGGCCGACGCCCTGGCAGCCTTCCTCACCGCTCTTCACCGGCCTGCTCCCACCGGGGCTCCCACCGGCCGCTACCGCGGCGGGCCGCTGGCCGAGTACGCCGAGGGGTTCGCCACGATGCTCGCCTCGGCCACCGAGATGGGGCTGATCCCCGACCCGGAGGCCGTCCGCGCCGTGTGGGAGGACGCTGCCGCTGCGCCCGCCTGGGCCGGCCCGCCGCTGTGGCTCCACGGCGACCTGCATCCGGCCAACGTCCTCACCGCGGACAGCACCATCTGCGGCGTGATCGACTTCGGCGACCTCTGCGCGGGCGATCCCGCCTGCGACCTCGCTGCCGCGTGGATCCTGCTGCCGGACGGCGCCGCCGACCGTTTTCATGCCGCATACGAGTTCCATGCCGCACACGAGCCGACCGTGGACGCAGCGACCCTGCGCCGCGCCCGCGGCTGCGCGGTGCTGAAAGCCCTCTCCTGCATCCTCATCGGAGCTGCCGGCGTCCACGGCCGCCCCGGCGGCAAGCCCACCTGGGGCCCACCCGGCCACGCCGCCCTGGAACGCCTGACCGCAACGGCCCACCGCACAAGGTCCGCCGGCGCAGAAGACCAGGGAGCTCGGCCAGCCGATGCCGTCGGCCTCGTTCCGGGGCACTGA
- a CDS encoding SMI1/KNR4 family protein, whose amino-acid sequence MRAQVLALGAAPFSEKVFGARQQGSGHAFQLEPPLSEAEVAAAEDELGVSLPATYRTFLLEVGAGGAGPYYGIFPLRHDGRGWHWIDDSGIRSDNALLGQAFPSATERARWAEELDAREPVEEDFPNDQSYLAAFRSWDAEWETLHAAMTAGAIRLNHHGCGYYTWLVVTGPERGSLWIDLRAADGPIKPLSAGPNRVDFRDWYLDWLTRATAEAHGGTAG is encoded by the coding sequence GTGCGTGCGCAGGTCCTGGCTCTTGGGGCAGCGCCGTTCTCGGAGAAGGTCTTCGGTGCCCGCCAGCAGGGGTCCGGGCATGCCTTCCAACTGGAACCGCCCCTGAGCGAGGCCGAGGTGGCAGCGGCCGAGGACGAGCTCGGCGTCTCCCTGCCCGCGACCTATCGCACGTTCCTCCTGGAGGTGGGCGCAGGCGGGGCCGGACCCTACTACGGGATCTTTCCCCTCCGGCACGACGGGCGGGGATGGCACTGGATCGATGACAGCGGGATTCGCAGTGACAACGCCCTCCTGGGACAGGCGTTTCCATCAGCGACCGAGCGGGCCCGGTGGGCGGAGGAACTCGATGCCCGCGAGCCCGTCGAGGAGGACTTTCCCAACGACCAGTCATATCTCGCCGCCTTCCGCTCCTGGGACGCCGAGTGGGAGACCCTGCACGCAGCGATGACTGCGGGGGCGATCCGCCTCAACCACCACGGATGCGGCTACTACACCTGGCTCGTCGTCACCGGGCCGGAGCGCGGCAGTCTGTGGATCGACCTTCGAGCAGCCGACGGCCCCATCAAACCGCTCTCGGCCGGACCGAACCGCGTCGACTTCCGCGACTGGTACCTGGACTGGCTGACCCGGGCAACCGCCGAGGCACACGGGGGCACGGCCGGGTAA
- a CDS encoding M1 family metallopeptidase codes for MRKKLLVSAAAAATLVLAVPASAAAPTPGAPGVGDPYYPSYGNGGYRVSHYDLRLKYQPATDQLEGTATLLATATQDLSRFNLDFALDVSQVLVNGRPAKFAASGVQELEVTPDAPLARGSQATIVVRYSGVPSTVSRYGFTAWRHTPDGAVIADEPEAAWWWFPSNDHPSDKATFDVSVLVPDGTQAISNGVLTSQSSKLGWTRFNWRENKPQATYLATLAIGKFDITTGTSAGGVPVLNAYSPDLGDNADAARASVERTGELVDWLSGYFGPYPFSSAGGYVPNVPTHYALENQTRVYYSPAQFAHGANASVVVHELAHQWYGDSVSLERWSDIWLNEGFATYAQWLWSEHEDEGTAQQLADYVYASHPAEDPFWTVKPGDPGPDNQFDGAVYDRGALTIQVLRDTIGDEAFFKLLKAWPAEHRYGNGTIPQFQALAERISGKKLDDLFRTWLYTPSKPAAPTAAKAQLATTAPTAEPHSWQKIKAAQEH; via the coding sequence GTGCGTAAGAAGCTGCTCGTCTCCGCCGCGGCTGCGGCCACCCTGGTGTTGGCCGTTCCGGCCTCGGCGGCCGCGCCGACCCCAGGTGCGCCAGGAGTCGGCGACCCGTACTACCCGAGCTACGGGAACGGGGGCTACCGCGTCTCGCACTACGACCTGCGGCTGAAGTACCAGCCGGCCACGGACCAGCTGGAGGGCACCGCGACGCTCCTCGCCACCGCGACCCAGGACCTCTCCCGCTTCAACCTGGACTTCGCGCTGGACGTCAGCCAGGTGCTGGTCAACGGCCGACCGGCGAAGTTCGCGGCGAGCGGGGTCCAGGAGCTGGAGGTCACGCCCGATGCGCCGCTCGCCCGGGGCAGCCAGGCCACCATCGTGGTCCGCTACTCCGGGGTGCCGTCCACGGTGTCCCGGTACGGCTTCACGGCCTGGCGGCACACCCCCGACGGTGCGGTGATCGCCGACGAGCCGGAAGCCGCCTGGTGGTGGTTCCCCAGCAACGACCACCCGTCGGACAAGGCCACCTTCGACGTCTCGGTCCTGGTCCCCGACGGCACCCAGGCGATCAGCAACGGCGTGCTCACCTCGCAGAGCTCCAAGCTCGGCTGGACGCGCTTCAACTGGCGCGAGAACAAGCCGCAGGCGACCTACCTCGCGACCCTGGCGATCGGCAAGTTCGACATCACCACCGGCACCAGCGCCGGTGGCGTCCCCGTCCTCAACGCCTACAGTCCGGACCTCGGCGACAACGCCGACGCCGCCCGCGCGAGCGTCGAGCGCACCGGCGAGCTGGTCGACTGGCTGAGCGGGTACTTCGGCCCGTACCCGTTCAGCTCGGCCGGCGGCTACGTGCCGAACGTGCCCACCCACTACGCCCTGGAGAACCAGACCCGGGTCTACTACAGTCCCGCGCAGTTCGCCCACGGCGCCAACGCCTCCGTCGTCGTCCACGAGTTGGCGCACCAGTGGTACGGCGACAGCGTCTCGCTGGAGCGGTGGAGCGACATCTGGCTCAACGAGGGCTTCGCCACCTACGCCCAGTGGCTCTGGTCGGAGCACGAGGACGAGGGCACCGCCCAGCAGCTCGCCGACTACGTGTACGCCTCGCACCCGGCCGAGGACCCCTTCTGGACGGTGAAGCCCGGCGACCCCGGCCCGGACAACCAGTTCGACGGGGCGGTCTACGACCGCGGCGCCCTCACCATCCAGGTCCTGCGCGACACCATCGGCGACGAGGCCTTCTTCAAGCTGCTCAAGGCCTGGCCCGCCGAGCACCGCTACGGCAACGGGACCATCCCCCAGTTCCAGGCGCTCGCCGAGCGGATCTCCGGCAAGAAGCTCGACGACCTGTTCCGCACCTGGCTCTACACCCCGTCCAAGCCGGCCGCTCCGACCGCCGCCAAGGCCCAGCTGGCCACCACCGCACCGACGGCCGAGCCCCACTCCTGGCAGAAGATCAAGGCCGCTCAGGAGCACTGA
- a CDS encoding VOC family protein — protein sequence MALRPVHVNIKALDHSVVGRFWAAALGWSAYSAGVTTYVGPVGGPVWPDPVGVGIDVIPVPQAKTSTKNRVHLDLATTSAAHQAELVARLQALGATPADVGQGEVPWTVLADPEGNELCVLEPRESYRDTGPIAAVVVDCTDPRAMARFWGKAIDWTLHEVTDDHAALRSPKGVGPYLEFLRTPDVKTVPDRVHLDLLPYPGDDQAAEAARLRALGATDLDLGQGDVPWTCLTDPEGHELCVLAPS from the coding sequence ATGGCACTGCGACCTGTTCACGTGAATATCAAGGCCCTCGATCACTCGGTGGTCGGCCGGTTCTGGGCGGCGGCGCTCGGCTGGAGTGCTTACAGCGCCGGCGTGACCACTTACGTCGGACCCGTCGGCGGGCCCGTTTGGCCGGACCCGGTCGGCGTCGGCATCGATGTCATCCCCGTCCCGCAAGCCAAGACATCGACGAAGAACCGTGTGCACCTCGATCTCGCCACCACCTCCGCGGCCCATCAGGCGGAGTTGGTCGCGCGCCTCCAGGCTCTCGGTGCGACGCCCGCCGACGTCGGCCAGGGCGAGGTGCCGTGGACGGTTCTCGCCGACCCCGAGGGGAACGAGCTCTGCGTGCTGGAGCCTCGGGAGAGCTACCGGGACACCGGACCGATCGCCGCCGTGGTGGTCGACTGCACGGATCCGCGGGCCATGGCCCGGTTCTGGGGTAAGGCGATCGACTGGACCCTGCACGAGGTGACCGACGATCATGCGGCGTTGCGCTCCCCCAAGGGGGTCGGCCCGTATCTCGAGTTCCTCCGCACGCCCGACGTGAAGACCGTGCCGGACCGCGTCCATCTTGACCTGCTCCCCTACCCCGGCGACGACCAAGCAGCGGAGGCGGCTCGGCTGCGGGCCCTCGGCGCCACCGACCTCGACCTCGGCCAGGGCGATGTCCCGTGGACCTGCCTGACCGACCCGGAGGGCCACGAGCTCTGCGTCCTCGCCCCGTCCTGA